In Acidobacteriota bacterium, the following proteins share a genomic window:
- a CDS encoding RNA polymerase sigma factor: MDFTQTQTMDRITETHTALERLYRDHAAWLLRLAVRLTGRLDTAEELVQEAFLRMAQQPDTGRSPENPRAWLCRVTVNLWRDRLRRLRWRRYLPLACSPNMPDDHDTEADYLQQDRIAKVRHALSRLSDRDRLLVVLYWDETSYAEMARVLDLRVTSVGKALSRAIDRLAALLE, translated from the coding sequence ATGGATTTCACTCAGACACAGACCATGGACCGGATAACAGAAACGCACACCGCGCTGGAACGCCTGTACCGGGACCACGCAGCCTGGCTGCTTCGGCTGGCGGTCCGCCTGACGGGGCGCCTCGATACCGCAGAGGAACTGGTGCAGGAGGCGTTCCTGCGGATGGCGCAGCAGCCTGACACCGGCCGATCGCCCGAGAATCCGCGGGCCTGGCTGTGCCGCGTGACGGTGAACCTGTGGCGGGATCGACTCCGCCGCCTGCGGTGGCGACGATACCTGCCGCTGGCCTGCAGCCCCAATATGCCGGACGACCACGACACGGAAGCAGACTACCTGCAACAGGACCGAATAGCGAAAGTCAGGCACGCCCTGAGCCGGTTGTCCGATCGGGACCGGCTTCTCGTCGTGCTGTACTGGGACGAGACGAGCTACGCCGAGATGGCCCGCGTGCTGGACCTGCGGGTGACCAGCGTGGGGAAGGCGCTGTCCCGGGCCATCGACAGGTTGGCGGCACTACTGGAATGA